A region from the Schistocerca serialis cubense isolate TAMUIC-IGC-003099 chromosome 1, iqSchSeri2.2, whole genome shotgun sequence genome encodes:
- the LOC126461985 gene encoding zinc finger protein 135-like, with translation MSQVSHEGCSAVENDISSTYLRADSSTKSVSVVTESIINNVKEKLPDQGDNSLSSGVPLKASSGEKEKMRDNKISCGVSTNVTFTCSTCFKQFLSKSALIRHVFIHLPDAPKPGDICELCGEVFQSAEFLQRHVVSFHVGKSVRNGALIGQDSEIPVTNSPCEDSFEPPRKKQRCVDTTGNILICTLCDKSFLRLDLLRKHYMVHTGEKPYRCEVCGKTFVQRGLLGRHQFVHSAVQPFACNSCPERFSNTQALRQHTLVHTSGSGLVYNCEMCGVPFTEHAGLRRHWMSHSGEDPYQCDICSKSFAHPGHLRMHRLGHLEEIQFL, from the coding sequence aTGTCCCAGGTATCTCACGAAGGATGCAGTGCAGTAGAAAATGATATTTCATCAACTTATCTGCGTGCAGACTCCAGTACCAAATCTGTCTCTGTTGTGACAGAAAGCATAATAAACAATGTTAAAGAAAAGTTGCCTGATCAAGGAGACAATAGCTTATCTTCTGGTGTACCACTGAAGGCATCCAGTGGTGAAAAGGAGAAAATGAGAGATAATAAAATCTCCTGTGGTGTATCAACGAATGTCACGTTCACATGTAGCACTTGTTTCAAACAGTTTTTATCAAAATCAGCCCTTATCAGACATGTCTTTATTCACTTGCCTGATGCACCAAAGCCAGGAGATATATGTGAACTATGTGGTGAAGTGTTTCAATCAGCAGAATTTCTTCAAAGACACGTTGTGTCATTCCATGTTGGAAAATCTGTTAGGAATGGTGCATTGATTGGACAGGATAGTGAAATACCTGTAACAAATAGTCCTTGTGAAGATTCTTTTGAACCACCAAGGAAAAAACAGCGCTGTGTGGATACAACTGGCAATATTCTCATCTGTACTCTTTGTGACAAGAGTTTTTTGCGTTTAGACTTACTCCGGAAGCACTACATGGTACACACGGGTGAGAAACCATATCGTTGTGAGGTATGTGGCAAGACATTTGTCCAGAGAGGTTTGCTTGGTAGGCATCAGTTTGTACATAGTGCTGTGCAACCATTTGCATGCAACTCATGTCCTGAACGATTTTCAAACACACAAGCCTTGAGACAACACACTCTTGTTCATACCAGTGGAAGTGGTTTAGTGTACAATTGTGAGATGTGTGGTGTACCATTTACTGAACATGCTGGCCTTAGACGTCACTGGATGAGCCACTCAGGAGAAGATCCTTACCAGTGTGATATATGCAGCAAGTCATTTGCTCATCCTGGTCACCTTAGAATGCATCGGCTTGGTCATCTTGAAGAGATACAATTTTTATAA